The Setaria viridis chromosome 6, Setaria_viridis_v4.0, whole genome shotgun sequence genome contains a region encoding:
- the LOC140223196 gene encoding uncharacterized protein gives MTVSHRFLLIRDNPFVPSTYSLLIFVLDGAGDIPENVDVPLVDAQVQCGDGLRGSNSVEVLNDEDAYEMGVDLDSDDDRPVGEMTESDIEMFRRIFPGRRDPIVHEFSDLTLSDQAFAEGCDDDLLEAPEAGPSMVIEEGRVFKYLPALKRWLQAFAVIRKRPYKVLHSYAERCYTVVCDKERCPWRVCARKQNITGKWKITKVVGPHNCADHELTVRHPQLTSTLIAKRLMGILKEQPNMKVRRIIRTVEEIYGGYVITYGKAWRAKQRAWRMIYGDWESGYEQLPVLFNAIKAVNPGMHYEYIPKPNAWKEDGRQIFGRAFWCFPQSVEAFRHCRPVFSIDGTFLIGKYRGTLLIAISCDANNMLVPLAFALVERENNDSWGWFLRLVRIHVVGPGREVGVISDRHQGILHAVQEQIEGYAPLHHRWCTRHLAENLLRKDGVKDNFDLFQVAARQLEDYYFQRKLEQVRTATNAEGRHWLAGLMRDVDKWTRAHDAGGWRYEFQCSNMAESFNKLLLGIRGMPVNAIVEFTFYRLVAWFNERYAKAEALQVAGERWAEKPKRHLIIANERASTHEVQCFDLGSGTYQVEHRGGTTSDGEIRESRIHVVVLRDFKCTCGRPRQYHFVCSHLVAAARHRNFDIESMIPHEFSVDTLVRTWSPRFVPFRDPREWPPYDGPKYVADPAYRWNKRGTRKRTRHNMTMDQVSGRTRRGRATPFLADPEQNECGKCGRLGHN, from the exons ATGACGG tgtctcaCCGGTTTCTATTGATACGAGATAATCCATTCGTTCCATCCACttattctttactcatatttgtacttgatggcgcaggagatattccagaaaatgtggatgtgcctctagttgatgcgcaagtgcaatgtggagatggattgcgtggctctaatagtgttgaagttttgaatgatgaagatgcatacgagatgggagtggatcttgattctgatgatgatcgtcctgttggagagatgacagagagtgatattgagatgttcaggcgtataTTCCCCggacgtcgtgatccgatagttcacGAGTTTAGCGACCTGACTCTTTCCGATCAGGCGTTTGCAGAAGGATGTGATGATGacctcctagaagctcctgaagctggtcctagtatggttattgaggagggtAGGGTATTTAAGTAccttcccgcattgaagagatggttgcaagcctttgcggtgatacggaagagaccgtataaagtgttgcattcatatgcggagcgctgttacacagttgtgtgtgacaaggaacggtgtccatggagggtttgtgcaagaaagcaaaatatcaccgggaagtggaagatcacaaaagttgtcggtccacacaattgtgctgaccatgagcttacagtgagacatccgcaactaacatctaccctcattgcgaagcgattgatgggaatattgaaggaacaacccaacatgaaagtgagAAGAATTATAAGAactgttgaggagatttatggaggatatgtgataacttatggtaaagcttggagggctaagcagcgagcgtggaggatgatttatggggattgggagtctgggtacgagcagctgccagttctttttaatgcaattaaagcggtgaatccaggcatgcattatgagtacatcccaaagccaaatgcttggaaggaggacgggaggcagatattcgggcgtgcgttctggtgcttccctcagtctgtggaagcttttaggcactgtcgtcctgttttctctattgatggtacgtttttgattggcaaatatagaggcacacttcttatagccatatcttgtgacgcgaacaatatgttggttcctttggcatttgcattggttgagagggagaacaatgacagttgggggtggttcttaagactagtccggatacatgtggttggtcctggtagggaggttggcgtcatatccgataggcatcagggcatacttcatgctgtgcaagaacagatagagggttatgcacctttgcatcatcgttggtgcactcggcaccttgcggagaaccttcttcggaaggatggtgtgaaggataattttgatctgtttcaagttgcagcacggcagcttgaggactattactttcagcgcaaattggagcaggtaaggaccgcaacaaatgcagaaggtcGACATTGGCTTgctggtttgatgagagatgtagataagtggactagagctcacgacgccggtggttggaggtacgagtttcagtgcagtaacatggccgagtcattcaataagttgttattggggatacgtggtatgcctgtgaacgcaatcgttgaattcaccttctacaggcttgttgcgtggttcaatgaaagatacgcaaaagcagaagcgttgcaggttgctggggagagatgggctgaaaaaccaaagagacatctcatcattgcaaatgaaagggcttccacacatgaggtgcaatgttttgatctcGGCTCAGGGACTTATCAGGTGGAGCATAGGGGCGGTACAACGTCCGACGGTGAGatccgagagtcgaggatacatgtggtagttctccgagatttcaagtgcacttgtggtaggccaaggcagtaccacttcgtatgttctcatttggtggcagcagctaggcatcgcaattttgatatcgagagcatgataccacatgagttcagcgtagacacccttgtgcggacatggagcccccgcttcgtgcctttccgggatcctagagagtggcctccgtatgatgggccaaaatatgttgcggatcctgcataccgttggaacaaacgtggaacaaggaagcggacgaggcataacatgactatggatcaggtatccggaagaacgaggcgtggtagagcaacaccatttcttgctGATCCAGAACAGAACGAGTGCGGCAAGTGCGGCAGATTGGGTCATAATTGA
- the LOC117861785 gene encoding protein MAIN-LIKE 1-like yields MQVLPLLRSRAHDGFLALQYDDRYTPLLQMAGLDVISYQVRRGMPKFNSAAITALVDRWRPETHSFHLPFGEMTVTLQDCQKMLGLSIRGQPVTGPCVSDGWRARVAAFLGREVEEQGTRTSGVLISWLREHFGHCPQDADAETVGHYCRAWILHLFACVLFPDATGDTASWMWMHCLTDWHQAGFYSWGSAVLCFLYRQLCEACRRTSGSPLVGGCVYLLQLWMWSRIPVGRPEIMPRRPWFPGEPPRRQPTWAYIWDQVKVSHTRLDRAYLDYINEIDALTAHSVSDFF; encoded by the exons ATGCaggtccttccgctccttcgttcTAGAGCCCATGATGGGTTTTTGGCGCTGCAGTACGACGACCGCTACACTCCTTTGCTACAGATGGCtggcctagatgtcatctcgtatcaggttcgtcgtgggatgcccaagttcaattcagcggctataactgcgttggttgacag GTGGCGAcccgagactcacagctttcacctcccgttcggagagatgacagtgaccctacaggactgtcagaagatgTTGGGTCTGTCGATTCGGGGCCAGCCAGTCACTGGGCCGTGCGTCTCAGATGGTTGGAGAGCACGAGTCGCAGCCTTCCTGGGGCGAGAGGTTGAGGAGCAGGGGACTCGCACATCTGGAGTGCTAATCTCATGGCTGCGGGAACACTTCGGCCACTGCCCCCAGGACGCGGATGCTGAGACAGTTGGGCACTACTGCAGGGCGTGGATACTACACCTCTTTGCCTGCGTTCTTTTCCCAGACGCTACAGGTGACACAGCGTCTTGGATGTGGATGCACTGCCTCACTGACTGGCACCAGGCTGGTTTTTACAGCTGGGGATCAGCTGTGTTGTGCTTTCTATACCGgcagctgtgcgaggcgtgccGTCGGACTTCGGGCTCTCCGTTAGTTGGTGGGTGTGTCTACCTGTTGCAATTATGGATGTGGTCCCGTATTCCTGTTGGTCGGCCCGAGATTATGCCGCGTCGACCGTGGTTCCCAGGTGAGCCGCCGAGACGACAGCCGACATGGGCATATATTTGGGATCAGGTTAAGGTTAGCCATACGAGGTTGGACCGCGCGTACCTTgattacatcaacgagatagACGCGCTCACTGCTCACAGTGtaagtgattttttttag
- the LOC117860767 gene encoding protein phosphatase 1 regulatory inhibitor subunit PPP1R8 homolog, with product MYRGGLDRFKKAQTLEPFSVQSGLGAKSTPAAARTAKAPPALLTVPQNSNFFAGQNHHSPQGSSRVAGQDGVAPGHVGTHVGGGQSTWQPPDWAIEPRPGVYYLDVLKDGEVIDRINLDKRRHIFGRQVPACDFVLDHQSVSRQHAAVIPHRNGSIYVIDLGSVHGTFVANERLTKDNPVELEVGQSLRFAASTRTYILRKNTAALFPTPSLPSDVSLPSPPDPNDEDAVVAYNTILNRYGISKSDLSSSSKGSSGGSSGANDNNHTVERPLKRSKKLRVSFRDQVGGELIQVVGISDGADVETEPGPIGVKEGSLVGKYESLVQVTVIPKGKEQISPKESASPSGVTDKLQEVLKKVKSTTRSGIYDDLYGDSIPAKVGSSWAYKSDDQSDKDKAIEEKTHSLNLSMSSTDDSDDLFGDS from the exons ATGTATCGAGGTGGTCTTGACCGCTTCAAGAAGGCGCAGACCTTGGAGCCCTTCTCAGTACAGTCTGGGTTGGGTGCCAAGAGCACGCCTGCAGCTGCAAGAACAGCAAAAGCGCCTCCGGCTCTTTTGACAGTGCCGCAGAATTCTAATTTCTTTGCAGGTCAAAATCACCATAGTCCGCAAGGTAGCTCGAGGGTGGCTGGGCAAGATGGTGTTGCTCCCGGGCATGTTGGGACACACGTTGGTGGAGGACAGTCGACCTGGCAGCCTCCAGACTGGGCAATTGAGCCGCGCCCTGGGGTTTACTATCTTGATGTGTTGAAAGATGGGGAGGTCATTGATAGGATCAATCTGGACAAGAGGAGGCATATATTTGGGAGGCAGGTGCCTGCTTGTGATTTCGTGTTGGACCATCAGTCTGTTTCACGCCAGCATGCTGCTGTCATTCCACACAGGAATGGAAG CATCTATGTTATCGACTTAGGATCAGTTCATGGCACATTTGTTGCAAATGAGAGATTAACGAAAGACAATCCTGTTGAACTTGAAGTTGGACAGTCACTTCGCTTTGCTGCATCAACCAGAACCTATATACTTCGAAAGAACACAGCTGCTCTATTCCCAACTCCTAGCCTTCCATCAGATGTCAGTTTGCCATCTCCTCCAGACCCCaatgatgaagatgctgttgtggCATACAATACAATACTTAACCGCTATGGTATTAGTAAGTCTGACCTATCGTCCAGTTCCAAAGGTTCTTCAGGAGGTTCCTCTGGTGCAAACGACAATAACCATACAGTTGAAAGACCCTTGAAGAGAAGTAAAAAGTTGAGAGTATCATTTAGAGATCAGGTTGGAGGAGAACTTATCCAAGTGGTTGGGATTTCAGATGGTGCAGATGTTGAAACTGAACCGGGCCCTATAGGTGTAAAGGAAGGTAGCCTTGTTGGGAAGTACGAATCTCTTGTGCAGGTTACTGTCATACCAAAAGGAAAGGAGCAAATTTCACCAAAAGAAAGTGCCTCCCCAAGTGGGGTAACAGATAAGCTACAAGAGGTGCTTAAAAAAGTTAAGAGCACAACAAGAAGTGGAATTTACGATGACCTTTATGGGGATTCTATTCCAGCAAAAGTGGGCTCTTCTTGGGCCTACAAATCAGATGATCAGTCAGATAAAGACAAAGCCATTGAGGAGAAGACACATAGCTTGAATTTGAGCATGAGTTCAACTGATGACAGTGATGACTTGTTTGGTGACTCATAA